The following are encoded in a window of Spirochaetaceae bacterium genomic DNA:
- a CDS encoding DUF1707 domain-containing protein, whose translation MIDDRATVPAEPDDDGGKPTAYGVPKLRRQVLQKLADAFADDNLELAEYERRVRAAELATTIGELEAVVADFPGDGVREPRATGAVAAAGAAVTVMGDREMEVHEAGDVPSFVINVMGNTRIDLSAAPPGVYDLRICSVMGDVQVAVPPGSQVNRTLWSMMSDVKTRPSKAKRPAAARFNSHQVNLAGFSLMSDVIIREEQT comes from the coding sequence GTGATCGATGACCGAGCGACCGTGCCGGCCGAGCCTGACGACGATGGCGGCAAGCCGACCGCGTACGGCGTGCCGAAGCTCAGGCGGCAGGTGTTGCAGAAGCTGGCGGACGCCTTTGCCGACGACAACCTGGAGCTGGCCGAGTACGAGCGCCGGGTGCGGGCCGCCGAGCTGGCCACCACCATCGGCGAGCTGGAGGCCGTGGTCGCCGACTTTCCGGGCGACGGCGTACGCGAACCACGGGCGACCGGGGCGGTGGCCGCGGCCGGTGCCGCGGTTACCGTGATGGGCGACCGGGAGATGGAAGTCCACGAGGCAGGCGATGTCCCGAGCTTCGTGATCAACGTCATGGGCAATACCCGCATCGACCTGAGCGCGGCGCCGCCTGGGGTGTACGACTTGCGCATCTGCTCCGTGATGGGCGACGTGCAGGTGGCCGTTCCGCCCGGCAGCCAGGTCAACCGCACGCTGTGGAGCATGATGAGCGACGTGAAAACGCGCCCGTCGAAGGCCAAACGTCCGGCCGCGGCACGCTTCAACAGTCACCAGGTCAATCTTGCCGGATTCA